From the Helianthus annuus cultivar XRQ/B chromosome 17, HanXRQr2.0-SUNRISE, whole genome shotgun sequence genome, the window TccattctcaccgttctcacactttagagcgttttctcctgatcccgtatatatatatatatatatataagataaggatccgttaggaactaccctttattgcgagaaccacgagaaccagtgtgaacacatggcaaaatTCTAATTATGTGCTGTCTAATAAAAACATGCGCTCTGTTCACTTGGCCTGATCACATTACACATCTTCTAACTTAGGGTTTCATTCATCTGATGAACAGAGTTCTTGTATTCATCCACGACGATAACCGACGGCGTTCAATCGTATCACCAAATTTCACATCGGCGACATCCTGGCATGGTGTTTCCGACAGCATTCACGACTAACAATCCACCATTTACATCCTCTACATGGCATCCTAATTCATCACGTGTCGAACCTCACACATCTGATGTTCCTCCTCATACATTCTCTGATAATTCTCCTCATACATCTGATGCTGACATTGTTGGTGCTGCTGACATTGTTGGTTAATCTGCTGATAATACAGTTGACAGTCACAAGGTTACGTCTAAAACAATCGACAGTCGGCATGTTCCTCAGAACTTCTAAATCCATATTTTTACTCTATGTCTACATCAGACAGTGTTAAGTTATCTATCTGAAAGTGTTACTGTATCAGAATCTTTTGATACCACTTCAACTGGGACAGAACATCAACATTTGCAGTTTATACGGTTCGAGACTAAACGTATTACATGtcaatttttttgtttaaaaaattgtAATCCATTATATGTAATGCACATTTGCATTATATTATATTCACACATTTTGTAGGACCGATATTGACGATctagtgagtcaatcagagtcaaaatatcactgtttgagtggcggaaacaaacaaacagtttGAATCAGAGAGAAATGAGTAGAAGCAGACAGAATATCACTTTTAACACTTGTTTCTCATTAAAATTCACTTGAAAATCCGGCAGCAGTTCGACTACAACTTCGTGATTCCGTGCCAAAAGAGAAACAACTACACATATATATACtgatctaattccgcttgaaatgacatgctgtcatttcgagcggaatcactaacatctgatttcgcttgaaatgacaacatgtcatttcaagcggaatcactacctTAAACCATAACTTTTACATTTTGACCCCTGCACTATACATAACTGACATATcagacccctagaccctatacaagcatgactaagactaagacgtaggctttagacatcgtgcactaacaaactcccccatAGATACagccgagtcttcagtcttggtcttcggGTCTTCACAGCGACTTAAAGCTTTCGTCTCTTTGCTTAGGCTTCTTTCTCAGCAAATTCCTCAGCCTATcgttctctttcttctttttcttagCTTCTTCAGCCTGCAACTTCATCCACTTTCCTTTGTTCTCTTCAAGTTTCTTTCTTTCTCGATcagctttcttcttttctttctcttcaacTGACCACCATTTAgaattccatttactttcagaATTTATGCCTTTCTGAATGCAAATAGTTACTACTTTCTGGAATTGCATCGCCTGCTCTCTGTCTTCAGTCTGAAAGCGGATTTTGTTCACAAACAAGCACTCTATATCTTTCCTTGAACAATTTACCAACCACATCGGGTCGTAGATAAAAATCTCTCTGATTTCCTTTCCAGCTCGATAAGTGATCACAACCTCTGTTAAGATATAACTGTACACCCAGCCCATGAAACCTATGTAGAACTCCTGTTCCATCTTGGGCACTGGTATGTTTTTTCATCGCTTTCGGCTTTTTCACGTTCAAGATAATCTCTACATTACCAGTTTCAGGATTCAGTCTTCTAACTTTCTTAGGGTAATGCGGCTTCCAATGCTTGAAGTCTTTCAGAGCTTCAAACTTTATCAAGCCCCACATGGCTGCATCATTTTCCTCACTGGATACCCTAAGGTTCTCACCTTCGATAACTCCTCTACATCCAACCATGGCAGGGACATAATATCATGTAAACGTTCAAAATACTGCACGCCACACTCTCTTCTAATTGTATATGCATTAACGTGAGGTAGAAAACCCCAACTAATGATATCACCCAGTGAAATGCTCCTATCTCTTTGATAATACTTCAGCGGGCGCTTGAATTTCCTTTCATGACTATCTTTGAACCACTTTTTACGTTCTTCTTTCTGAAGATCTTTTGGAGTACCATCAAAATTCTTATCTTTCAGGATCTCAGCTACTTTCCTCCTCAGGTCATCTCTATTTTCTTCGGTGAAGAACTCCATCAGTGTTGGAAATTGAGAAGTATCTTCATTCATACTCTCCTCATCAGTACAATCTTAAACCTCAACTCTGTCATACACATCTGCATCTTCAACATATTTGTACTCATATTCAGGTTGATGATTGATGTCAAAAGCATTCAGTTCTTCTTCGAAATCAAAATTAAATTCATCTTCATTCACATTGAACATCTTAAGGACTTCATCCAATGTGTAAGTATGCCTGATCTCACCTTCTTCAACATGAGGCTCTATTCGAAGAATCAACTTTTCAACTTGATCAACGTTTTGATCATCAACATGCTCCCCCTCTCCATCAGCCTCCCCTGAAACTTCATTCGCatcatcattcattaaatcatCAACATTTTGTTCTTTTGAAGCTTCAGTCACAGTAACTCCTGTACCACCCTGATTGTCATCGTCATCATTGTCATCATCAGAACCATGACTACTCGCAGAAAAAACTTTTTCTTCTTTATcatcctcttcatcgtcattctcttcatcatcatcctcttcacTATCATCCTCCACTTCCTCATCATCATTACCCAGATCTTTAATTAATACGTCTTCATCAAAAACAGCAGATACGGCTGATATCGGAACAGGATTTTCAACAACTAACTATGGAACGATTGATCTTTCAGCTACTGCAACACTGCCTTCAGCACTCTTACCTTTATCTCTCATTAGAGCTTCAATTTCAGCTTGGCGTTTAGCCCTGACTTCTTCAACTTGAATTTCTTCAAATCTTTGCTCTATCGACTTCCCGAGCATACTTTCtatcactttgttcatcatataaAATTCATGTTCCTTCAACGCCTTCGCAGCTTCAAGTTCTTTGTTCTTTAGTTCAAAGTACTTGTTCTGTTCATCTCAGCGAGTCTTTTCTTCCTCTAACTCTGCCACTCTCACCTTCAAGACATCAATTTCAAAATGATCTGTATCTATCTTCTTCAATAAAGACTTGTTTTCAGATTCTAACTTCTTTACACGCATTTCGAGAATCTTTTCACGATCAGCCACTCTTTTGTTTTCAACTGCCAATCTTTTGTTTTCATTCGTCAcatcatcaactttcttttcaacactCTTCACTTGTGCCGTATTTGCAAAATCAAAGTCTCCAATATCTTCAAGACCAATACTCAAGTTCGAAGGAACTGTTGGAAAACCTTTGTACCCCGAAGAACCCGGTGTTGTTTGAACAATAGGTTGTGAAGGTGGTGGTGTTTGAAAGATTTGTTGAGATGTGAGTAAGGTTTGTTCTTGTGGTGGTGTAATAGTATGAATTTGTTGTGGTGAATGAAGTGGTGAAAGATGTAatggtgatggttgtcttggtggtgttggttgttttggaGGTGATTGATGAAGTGGTGAATGAATAGGTGATTGATGTGGTATCGgttcaggtggtggtgatggtggtttactCGGTTCTTAGGAAGGTTTCTTCTTAAGTACAATCTTCATTAGTTTCTTGATCTTTTGAGTAACTTTCTTTATCTTTGGAGAAACAATCGTTTTTCTAGCACTAGCTTTCTTCCTACCACCTGAAGGAGTTGATTGAGATTCAGATACATGTTCAGGAGATGGAATATATGCATCATCATCCTTCTCCTGTCTTTTTCTCTTTCTTTACTGCCTTTCTTTTGCAATATATTCTTGAATTCTCTTTTCACGTTCTACCTCATCTATTTCATCTTCAGAAGAACTAGAAGAACTTGTTGTACTTTTGTTCACGTCATCACCTTCTATATCATCAGCAACTTTTCCTTTCTGAGCATCAACATCTGCTTTGTCTTTCTGTGCATTAAACGCCTTAAGTTTCTTCAGCAAACTCTTAGAATTAGGCGATAAATGAACATCAACTTCAATATTAGGTTCTGCTTCagtctcagcttcagcttcaacatCATGTTCAACTTCAACCTCAGCTATTGGTACTGGTTCTTCCACATCAGGTTCATCAATAAGTAAAGTCTTTGCAACTTTCTTTTGACGTTTCTTAGGCTGTGAAGACGAACCCTCTCCCTTTTGTGCTTTTGGAGTAGCTTTCTCGCCTCTCTTCCTCGATTCTTTCACAAACCAATCATTTTGTGTACTTTTGAATTCTTCAAGAGCTTTTTACTCATCAGCATACGCAGCTTCTTTCATCTCCTCTTCATTCCTCCAGTTTTGGTGATTCACTGGATCTGGATCAACATAGTTCACATCCTTGATGAATCCGAAAAATTCAGCTATCTTCTTCGGTTCAGGATGATTCGGATGATATCTAGCTAGCAGCTTCAACGAACCATTGCTC encodes:
- the LOC110924751 gene encoding glutamic acid-rich protein-like — its product is MAENITTKSRTWLYPRFVQMLIDHAYSDIERDVNNDLLVLSHMSNGSLKLLARYHPNHPEPKKIAEFFGFIKDVNYVDPDPVNHQNWRNEEEMKEAAYADEKRGEKATPKAQKGEGSSSQPKKRQKKVAKTLLIDEPDVEEPVPIAEVEVEHDVEAEAETEAEPNIEVDVHLSPNSKSLLKKLKAFNAQKDKADVDAQKGKVADDIEGDDVNKSTTSSSSSSEDEIDEVEQPSKPPSPPPEPIPHQSPIHSPLHQSPPKQPTPPRQPSPLHLSPLHSPQQIHTITPPQEQTLLTSQQIFQTPPPSQPIVQTTPGSSGYKGFPTVPSNLSIGLEDIGDFDFANTAQVKSVEKKVDDVTNENKRLAVENKRVADREKILEMRVKKLESENKSLLKKIDTDHFEIDVLKNKELEAAKALKEHEFYMMNKVIESMLGKSIEQRFEEIQVEEVRAKRQAEIEALMRDKAVSAVFDEDVLIKDLGNDDEEVEDDSEEDDDEENDDEEDDKEEKVFSASSHGSDDDNDDDDNQGGTGVTVTEASKEQNVDDLMNDDANEVSGEADGEGEHVDDQNVDQVEKLILRIEPHVEEGEIRHTYTLDEVLKMFNVNEDEFNFDFEEELNAFDINHQPEYEYKYVEDADVYDRVEV